Part of the Labrenzia sp. CE80 genome, TGGATCGCTTGGATGAGGCTGGTGCCCAGTTCTCCGGCACGGAAAACCTGAATGATCTGTCCGACGCAGTGTTCGACTGCTTGTCAAAGGATGACGCGATCAATTCCAAGGGGCATTGGCAGCTCTTGCGGGCGATGGGAAGCACCGAGGAACTGGTTGAGCTGGAAGCGGAACACCAAAAGGAAGTGTTTCAACGCATTCTTTCCTTTCAGGAAAAGTTCGGGCGGAAAATACCACGCGAGCAGGCAGAAGCACTAGCGATTCTGCAGCATCATGTAACGGTCGGCTGCCTTGCCGCTGCGGCGCAGGCCGGAGCGGAACATGACCAGACCGCCATGAAAATCTGGTGCCGGAATGTGATGCGCACAATCTACGACTTTGACAGACTGAAAGACCAAGTCTGAAACCAAATTGACGAATTAATCCCGAGATGACAGGACGGCTTTGCCTCCAAGTCCACGCGAACCGTGCCGCTCATCATTGTCGCGTCGTTTGTTCCCTGGAAGAAAAGGCCGCAGTGCCGCCTGTTTCTCGCGCTGCCTGTATGGCACAGTTTAGACGTAATTGGATTGGATAGGGCATGGTCCTGTCATCACGATAAACTGGGCTGTTACGTAAGATCAATTCGGTTGCTTGTGTTCTGCCTCGCAGCCTGGGCCAGAAGCATCTCTAGCTGCCCGTGGCGATCTCGCGTGCACGCAGTTGTCGTCCTCAAGCCCTTTGAGCATCATTGTGCAACCAGATGGGCATCTCCGATATCCACATAGCGAACCCGTTCGACGCTGCGCCCAAGCGGTACGACGGGTGTCGGGATTTCGCCGCTCGGGATTTCAAACACTTCACGGCGCTGCGAGGGATCGGGAATCGGTACGGCCTTCATCAGTTTGCGCGTATAAGAATGCTGCGGATTTTCAAAGATCTGCCGGCGCGTGCCCATCTCTACGATCTGGCCAAGGTACATCACGGCCACGCGGTGCGAGACCTGCTCCACAACAGCCATGTCGTGCGAGATGAAGAGATAGGCCAGTCCCATTTCGTCTTGCAGTTCTTTCAGAAGCTCCAACACCTGCGCCTGCACCGAGACATCCAGCGCCGACACACTTTCGTCGGCAATGATCACCTTGGGCGACAGAGCAAGAGCACGAGCGATGCAAATCCTCTGGCGCTGCCCGCCGGAAAACTCATGCGGATGCCGCCGGATCTGGTCCGCTGTAAGTCCGACACGGCGGAACAGCCCAGCCACCCGGTCTTGCAGCTCCTGACCCTTTGCCAACCCATGAATGATAAGTGGCTCGCCCACCAGATCGCCGACCGTCATGCGCGGATCAAGCGAGGCGTAGGGATCTTGAAACACCATCTGCAAATTACGTCGATAGGCGCGATCTGCGGCGGCAGTTCGCGTTTTGATTGCATGCTCGCCAGAAACCCGGATGGAACCCTCCCAGGGAACCAGGTTCATCAAAGCCTTGCCGATGGTCGACTTGCCGCAACCGCTCTCACCAACCAGCCCCAATGTTTCACCACGGGCCAGCTCAAAGCCGACGCCTTCGACGGCATGAACCCGTGAGACGACCCGGTTGAGGACACCGCCCTTGAGATCGAAACGCACCGTTAGGTCGTCAACTTCGAGAACCTTCGCTGAAAGCGTGTCACCGGCGTGCGGGTTGGCCGGGTCCTGCCCAGTCATCGCACCGAGTTTCGGTACTGCTGCAAGAAGCTCTGCCGTGTAGGGGGCTTGTGGATTTTTAAACAACGGCCGTACATCATTGTCTTCGACGATCTTGCCGTGCTGCATGACAATCACCCGGTCAGCCATTTCGGCGACAACACCCATGTCGTGGGTGATCAGAATGATCGCGGTGCCTGTTTCTTTTTGTAGGTCCCGCATCAGCTGCAAGATCTGCGCCTGAATGGTTACATCGAGTGCAGTCGTCGGCTCATCGGCAATCAGTACTTTGGGGTGGCAGGCAAGAGCCATCGCAATCATCACCCGCTGACGCATGCCGCCGGACAACTCATGCGGATGCTGGGTCATGCGACGCTCCGGTTCAGATAAGCGCACGGCTCTCATGGCATCCAAGGCCCGTCGATCCGCTTCCCGGCGTGAAACACTTTCGTGCGCTAGCACGGCTTCGCGCAGCTGCCGTCCGATGGTCAGAACCGGATTGAGCGACGTCATCGGTTCTTGAAAGATCATGGCAATATCATCGCCACGCACAGCGCGCATTTCACTCTCTCTTAGTCCGGTCAGCACACGGCTACCGAGACTGATCGCGCCACCGGCCACCCGTGCCATCGGCTCCGGCAAAAGCCCCATGATCGACAGGGCCGTCATCGACTTGCCGGACCCCGACTCGCCAGCAATGCAGATGGTTTCGCCCTCATGCAGATCAAAGCTCAAGCCGTCGACGACGATCCTTTGACCGTTCGGAGTCGCTACTGCGGTTTTGAGATCGCGAACGCTTAGGACGGTTTTGGCGGATGTGCTTGTAGCAGACATGGATTGGCTCATGCGTGAGAACATCTCTGAATTTCAGATAAAAGGCCGGACCGAGGCCCGGCCTGTTGAGCTTAGGTGAGAACCACCTTGGGGAAATAGAACGACACAACCCAATTGGGAGCATCGACGATTTCCGTGATGCGCAGGTCACCACAGACCGAGCAGAGCATGTAGGCTTCCACAGCAGAGTAATTGTAACGCGCGCATAGCAGGTCGATCATGTTGGAGAGGGCCGCCTGGGCCCCCTCATACAAATTGGATCCGATACCTGTTGTGACTTCGTAGCCCATCTCGTCGAGGTGACGCGTGACGGGACCTGGGGTCTCGAAACGTGGCATCTGGAGATTGGCACCCTTGATCAGGTCCAACTCGACAACCGTGTTCATCGGGCTTTCAATGGCCGTTCCGCAGACTTCACCATCACCCTGCGCAGCGTGGGTATCGCCGATGGAGAACAGTGCCCCTGCAACTTCCACCGGAAGATAAAGGGTTGTGCCTGCAGCCAGATCACGGATGTCGAGGTTTCCTCCAACGCGCCGGGGCGGCACAATGGAGTGCAGACCCGCCTCTGCGGGAGCGACACCGATGGTTCCGGCGAAGGGCTTCAACGGCACTTTGCCGAAGGGAGCAAAGGCTGACGTGCCCAGCTTGTCCTTGTCGTAGGACCAGATATGGAGGGCAGGGTCCTTGAACTGATCCGCCAGCAGTCCGAAGCCTGGAATATTCGCCGTCCAGCCAAAGCCGGAGGGTTTGAACTCGTGGATTTTGACTACGAGCGCATCCCCTGGCTCGGCCCCATCTACATAGATGGGGCCGTTGACCGGATTGATCTTGCCGAAGTCCAAATCGGCAACGTCCTGAACGGTGCTTTCCGGGGTCAATTGACCGGCGGAGCTATCCAGGCATTCAAATTCCATAACAGTTCCCGGTGCTACCTTCTCGGTTGGGACAAACGAATTGTCCCAACCGAAATGATGCTGAGCCGCATGGATCGTATATGCGGGGGCCTTACAGTTACTGCACATCTTTCGCCCAAACGTAGTCGTA contains:
- a CDS encoding ABC transporter ATP-binding protein; the protein is MSATSTSAKTVLSVRDLKTAVATPNGQRIVVDGLSFDLHEGETICIAGESGSGKSMTALSIMGLLPEPMARVAGGAISLGSRVLTGLRESEMRAVRGDDIAMIFQEPMTSLNPVLTIGRQLREAVLAHESVSRREADRRALDAMRAVRLSEPERRMTQHPHELSGGMRQRVMIAMALACHPKVLIADEPTTALDVTIQAQILQLMRDLQKETGTAIILITHDMGVVAEMADRVIVMQHGKIVEDNDVRPLFKNPQAPYTAELLAAVPKLGAMTGQDPANPHAGDTLSAKVLEVDDLTVRFDLKGGVLNRVVSRVHAVEGVGFELARGETLGLVGESGCGKSTIGKALMNLVPWEGSIRVSGEHAIKTRTAAADRAYRRNLQMVFQDPYASLDPRMTVGDLVGEPLIIHGLAKGQELQDRVAGLFRRVGLTADQIRRHPHEFSGGQRQRICIARALALSPKVIIADESVSALDVSVQAQVLELLKELQDEMGLAYLFISHDMAVVEQVSHRVAVMYLGQIVEMGTRRQIFENPQHSYTRKLMKAVPIPDPSQRREVFEIPSGEIPTPVVPLGRSVERVRYVDIGDAHLVAQ
- a CDS encoding acetamidase/formamidase family protein, whose amino-acid sequence is MCSNCKAPAYTIHAAQHHFGWDNSFVPTEKVAPGTVMEFECLDSSAGQLTPESTVQDVADLDFGKINPVNGPIYVDGAEPGDALVVKIHEFKPSGFGWTANIPGFGLLADQFKDPALHIWSYDKDKLGTSAFAPFGKVPLKPFAGTIGVAPAEAGLHSIVPPRRVGGNLDIRDLAAGTTLYLPVEVAGALFSIGDTHAAQGDGEVCGTAIESPMNTVVELDLIKGANLQMPRFETPGPVTRHLDEMGYEVTTGIGSNLYEGAQAALSNMIDLLCARYNYSAVEAYMLCSVCGDLRITEIVDAPNWVVSFYFPKVVLT
- a CDS encoding TetR/AcrR family transcriptional regulator; the protein is MELRTVSRRKIAQQERSKAKVELILKTTLEMLNEGPADQITTNEIAKRANISIGSLYQFFPKKDSIFYELYSRWLQDTLDRLDEAGAQFSGTENLNDLSDAVFDCLSKDDAINSKGHWQLLRAMGSTEELVELEAEHQKEVFQRILSFQEKFGRKIPREQAEALAILQHHVTVGCLAAAAQAGAEHDQTAMKIWCRNVMRTIYDFDRLKDQV